In Cryptomeria japonica chromosome 1, Sugi_1.0, whole genome shotgun sequence, the sequence TGCACAACCACTTGCAAGATATTTTCCAATATATGTGACCAATATACAGATTTCTAGAAGAGCTACCTCTTGCCTATTCGAGAAAGATCTAAGTCCTTATAACAATAAGTGTTTTGTAATCAATCAATGGATGAATGAAAAAGTTTGTTTCTCTTTTACTTTGTTTTTGCCCTATTTCAGCTCTGCTCTATCTCGGTTCCATTATGTTTGTTAAAATATAGAGCTTATAAATTTAGTAAATATTCAAGTAAACAATATTTCTGCCACAAACATcgaaaatatataattataaatacgATCAAATAAATCACATcgaaaatataattataaatatgatCACATAGATTTATTGACTATAGGTGTGTTCTTCCATTCATGCAAAGCATCGAAGTAAAGCGATCAATATTTTTAAATTGGTTAACAGGAAATGTCATTATGAATTCAGATAGTCTAGACGTTAAACCTCGGAAACCCTAAAGATTACTAATATTATCGAGTTGCTTTATATTTAGGTGAATTTAAAGTGCAAATTGTAATCCATACCTTCGAAGATAAATCCCAGTGCACAGAAAAGACAAAAATTCTAGTCATCGCAAACTTTTACTGCTAAATCTACACCAATTCACATGGTGTTTTTTGCAGCTAACCTGGAATGTTGGTGACAACTCAAGAACAAAACATTTTGTAAAAATTTGGTCATACATTTTGTGTTTAGGGAACTCCATAATGACTTATAGCAAATCTCGTGCGTCCCTGGTATCCAGTGCATTACATTCTAAATAAGTTTTGGCCTTTTTTATTAGGGTCGGCGCTCCAGCCTATGCCCTAAAATCTTCCACGATAATCCACTTGAAACCAACATGCAGAGACATCTATAACCCTAACAGCCAAATGTTACCTACAACCCTGCTTCTATAGGCCCCTCTGAAATAATGCGTGCCTCTCCAATCGTGTGCTCTCTCTTGTCAAAATCGAAGCAGCCCTTTGCAATGCGAATGAGTGATCGCCAAAATATGATGCACCAATATTTTGGTTAAAAAATGAGCATCTTCTTGATTGCATAAAGTTGAAAATAAAACTAGACAAAATTTTCTCACAAACTGATTGGCTGAACCGGAAAAGATTAATAAGAGTTTATTGTTGTGTAGGTATCTCTATACATATACAATTGTAAAATATAATGATAGAACACTCGATATTAGAAATTAGTAATACCAAGTGAGTTATAAAAATCTTAAACAAATTTAGATGCTCACTTAAGAAGGGGAAAAGAAAACGGTCTCACTATACATTGATACATGACTAGATATTAGAAACTAGTAATAACGAGcaaataattgaaaaaaatcctaaTCAAATTTAGATCTCCAGAAAAAAGTTGATGTAAATTTGAAAGGCAGGAGTGTTGTCAAGCACCAGGCCCATTCGCAGCTTCCAAATCATCACCCTCCGATGCATCTTCCGAATGGATGTCTCCGTTTTCGACCAGCTTCTCTAGGAGTGCACTCACCATTCCTGCAAGTTCAATGGATTTTTCAATCTTCCCTTCATGAAAATTCTGTGTCCACTGCTTTTCATATTTTAGTATCGATTCCGGAGCTTCTAATAAACAAGAAACAATGACATGGCCCACCAATGTGCTTAGCATTTCACTCAACTCCTCCACCTTGTTATAAGAACATTCACCCAGTCTGACCAACACACTGTTGGACTGTGTCCTGAAGTAGCCACTAAAACCTCTAAGCTTATTGTCTATTCTCTCCCGCTCCTCTGCTGTAAATGGATTTTCCATGGAGCGTATTCTTGTATGCTCTAATCTCCAGCTCTGCTTCAACTTTCCCTCCAGCTCCCACATTTTTCCTTCACAATCTATACTCTCCTCGAACCTCTCGAAATCTAACGTGCCAAAGATGTTGAAGAAGTCCATAACTATGTTGTTTGGACAGTCTACAAAATTTAGCACAACCTGTGTCTCTTTGTATGCTGCAAACGCATCTTTCATATCCACACCGATCTCCATATCAGCAATATCACTAAATATGTCTGATATAGTTTTCATCCAAATCCTCAGGGGCCGAAGACTCTGCTCTTCAAACACCCTACCATTTCCCATTATAGAAAGCAATCCTCTGCAACTTTTTTCAACTTTACCACTCTCATCCATGATAACCTTCAGTCTGTGATATGAGTTTCTATTGGCCAGAACGAAAACCCTTCTTAAATCCTCATCAACAAACCATATGTCTTCCCTCGACCGATATTTTGACCAGTCAGAATTTTGTAATACGGACTTCTTGTCAAATTTGAAGAGATTCTGAACAAACTGGTTGCCGAAAACCAGAGCCGAGAAATACCAAGAGATGAAGCAGAAAAACCACAGTAAACTGATTGCCAAGATCCAAACAAGTAAAGGAGACAATGGTACGAGGCAGGAAACGAAAATAAAAGCATTCCTAACCCTAAATTCTGGATTTATTATAAAGTATGCCAGCCTAGGGCATAACGGCTTCACTACAACAGCAGCTGGCACCAAGAAGATTCTGTTTATTCGGATGAAGAGCATTTTGTCAATTGAACTTGCAAAAAAGAGCGCCGCTTTGAACCATCTAAAGAGCATGAGGATCCATCCCAGTAAAATAAAAATGCACTGAAGATAAAATATGAGATTACCTCCTCCATTATTATGAAGAAATGAACCGCATGCCACTTTACCCATCATGACGACAACACAAATAGTAACAATCATTCCTACACCAGGACTATACAATGAACTCCACAAAAAATACCCTGTCTTCCATCTACGAGCTGAAACCCATAACTTCATCACCTCACTTCTAAACTTTTCCCAACGATCCTCTTCTTCTTCCCATTCTCCAAATTCATCAGACTCAATTTCAGAAATATCGCGACTGATATACTGCCGCTGATATTTACCAGACAACATGACTGTCCCTAACAAAAGGAGCAGAGATGAAACTCCCAGTAAGAGAATCACACCAGATGACACGAACCACTGGCCAGCTTCCGCTTCAACTTTTGAGGTTTTAACGTTCTGCAATGCATAAATCTCTGTAGCGGTGTGAAAGGATAAAATCAGAAACAAGGCGGCTATGTTGCTCCATCCACCTTGGGTGCCTGCCATGGCCATCCCAGGGAGAATACATCCCACAAACACACATGCTGTGAGGCGGGCAGCATCCAATCTTAGCTGGTTATTAACCAACCATTCCAAGTCCTTTTCGGTGGACGAGCCAGAAACACTCACTTTCTCAATTTCCACATAGCCCAAAATTTGTACTGTAAGAGAACTTAAAACGAAGAGGTTTGTTGGGATCAATAAACTTACTTTGAAGTAATGCTTGGCTACGTCCACTGCAATGTCCCATACCATGCAAAGTATAAGAGCACATGTGGCAAGTATTATCTTCCAGTCATCCAGATCATAATCCATTGGAATCCCAACGTTGTTAAACTCGAGACAAACACAGGCAGCAATGCAGCGGATGAGGATGCCTGCGTTCATTTCGTTCAATGTATATAAATACTAAAGAAATGTTCTGATCAAGTTTCACCACCGAATTGGGCTTCGAATCCAATTCTTTTCTTATGGACAAGTTAAATAGGTACTACCTTAAATTTTATAGGTATACCTCTTTTAAAACAACCCGATTATTTGAAAGTTCAACTTTATTCTTAAGGTGAATGTTGAGCGATCAGTAATAATAGCGAAGAGCAATATGTTCTCATGTACGAATTATCCAAAGTAGACTGCTGACGTGTTGCATTGCGTCCATTTCACTCCATGAAAAGTAAATTGCAAGCGCATAAGGAAGTATCAAAAActcaaagaaaagaataataaattaAGGAAGTTTATCAAAAGTAAAAGAGAAGAATATTTATTCaaggaagtttatcaaaaattaaaagaaaagaataatttatatatgattagaaagaaagaaagatattTGTATAGTGTAGATGTAGAGCAATTTATGATTTGGGTGAGTAATGAGATGTTGCTTCTTAATGTATAATTCTGAATGAATTGAACTGGGTAAAatgtgtatatattatatataatcttTATTTCCATTGCTTGTTTAAAAGgagtttttaattaaattctttttgtATTGCATGATGTTGTGAAATCAAATTCTTGAATGTAGGCAATCAAATACAATTCAGTGATTTTAAGGATTGAgagaaagttttaaaaaaatattgtgaAATTGTTCAAGAATGTTAATGGGTGACATTTTCTATAAAAGAAataattttgtgaatgtttttttatttcttttttctttttctttttatattattatttaattttacttttaaaacttctttttatttttatatttttatttaattttactcTATGTGAAATATTGCACTCCTAAGGGAGTTCATAAATGATTATTTGCAAGAGTAAGACTATTATAAATCAATATGTTGCTCTATATCATCTCCCTCAtttagtgcatatggatctcgatgtgttttgTTTGTTGAATTTTAACGAAGTCTTTTGAGATATAAATGGAACTATAGTTCTCACAAAAAAGATAGTTGATTATGGAGCAATGAAGCCAAATTCAATTAGAATATTTGAAAGTGAATAGCCTTAGTCATGATATTGATAGCTCATTGATACTCATCTTTAATGGACAAAAGGGAAAAAGCATATTGCTTGTtactttgccaacaaatgggggcTTGAACCAAAAGGAAGTTTGAATCTAAATATGGAATTATATCTATTAGGTTCATTAACCCAATTGGAATCTATATATCCAACCAAGTCTAGTCCTATACTttctacatagtgaatcccatttCAAGGAGTCCCATGTATGTTTAATGCAATATGCAGTTTGTAGATTTACAATGAATCTCATCTGACTCCTATATATAGAGTGAAACCATTCCATCCAAGAAAAAAAGTTAGGGAAGCTATAAGTCAAATAGATGAGTCCCCCAGTAAGCTAGGAGAGAAAGTGTTATCAACTAGTGGAATAGAATACATTTCCACAAGCTTAACTCTAAATAGAAAGTGAATCATTGTCAGCTTACAATTATCAATATGGAGTGAAGATAGTACAACAAGAGCATAATATGTGATGTCAATCCCAATAAAGTAGTATAAATGACCCAAATTAATCTTAACAAATTTGCCATCAAGTGAAGATTTAACTCCATTAATGATGGATGATAAAATCCCTATGATAATCAAGTCATTAGCATATAGACCTTCCCTTAGCCAGTATAGAGGGAGGGTAAGTCAAACGAAAGTTGTTGATGGCCTTCAAAG encodes:
- the LOC131856063 gene encoding uncharacterized protein LOC131856063, translating into MDYDLDDWKIILATCALILCMVWDIAVDVAKHYFKVSLLIPTNLFVLSSLTVQILGYVEIEKVSVSGSSTEKDLEWLVNNQLRLDAARLTACVFVGCILPGMAMAGTQGGWSNIAALFLILSFHTATEIYALQNVKTSKVEAEAGQWFVSSGVILLLGVSSLLLLLGTVMLSGKYQRQYISRDISEIESDEFGEWEEEEDRWEKFRSEVMKLWVSARRWKTGYFLWSSLYSPGVGMIVTICVVVMMGKVACGSFLHNNGGGNLIFYLQCIFILLGWILMLFRWFKAALFFASSIDKMLFIRINRIFLVPAAVVVKPLCPRLAYFIINPEFRFVQNLFKFDKKSVLQNSDWSKYRSREDIWFVDEDLRRVFVLANRNSYHRLKVIMDESGKVEKSCRGLLSIMGNGRVFEEQSLRPLRIWMKTISDIFSDIADMEIGVDMKDAFAAYKETQVVLNFVDCPNNIVMDFFNIFGTLDFERFEESIDCEGKMWELEGKLKQSWRLEHTRIRSMENPFTAEERERIDNKLRGFSGYFRTQSNSVLVRLGECSYNKVEELSEMLSTLVGHVIVSCLLEAPESILKYEKQWTQNFHEGKIEKSIELAGMVSALLEKLVENGDIHSEDASEGDDLEAANGPGA